The bacterium genome segment CGAGGTGCGGCAGGCATTGCGCCAGCCGATGAAACTGTTGGCGCAGATAAGGTGACCCAGTCTTCCGCTTGTAGGTGGGCAGGAGTTCGGCGCGAAATCCATCCCGTGACGAATCCGCGAAGGCGATGACGCGGGCGGGCCGCTGCTTTGCCAGCGTGCTCAGTTGGTTGAACGTCCCCACGAGACCCCATGTGGGTTCTCCCGTTACTCTGGAAGTAACCTGGCGTGGATCCAGACCGCGAGGGCCCGGCATGTATGCCAGCCGGTGAAGGAAACCGGTCAGGTCAATATAACAAGTGCTGCCGGGCGGCAGCAGCGGAAGCCCATGCGCAATCTTCATCTCCCCATTCTAAGATCGCCGGGCCACGGTCGCTGGGTTGGCGCGCCCTGTCGGTGGATGTTACGTCTGTGTCGCTTTCCTTCGTTTGCCAATGAAGAGCCTTTGTAGGAATTATGGGAAGCAATCGCGCCGGTGCGCGGGCAGGATCGCGCCGCAGAATGTTCCCGCCAAGAATGAAGTTGAATGCGTGCTTTCGCCTTCTTGCGCGGCTCACTTTGGTCACTTGCCGGCGTGATGATGCGGGCGTGACTCAGGGCTCTTCCTCTTCCATTTCCGGCACATCGCCCTGCGCAAGGTTGCTCTCCACGACGTTGGCCGGAACGCCGGATGCTTTGGCTTGGGCGACGAGTTGCTCCAGCTTCGCCTTGCCCTCCACGCACGCCTTTTCCGGGTCACCGATTCCGAAGACTTGCTGCGATAGCAAAAGCTTCTGAACCTGACGATCCCAACCTGCCGTCGGGTCGGGTTGGATGTGCCGGAGAGCTTCGGCCGTCACTTGGATGTCTCGCAAAACCTGCCGCTGTTCGGCTGTGGGCGCAAAGATACCCGGGTTGTTGGACGCCGGTGTCACGCCGCCGGGATCTTGAGCCAAACATGCGCTCTGAGTGTTGTTCACGGTCGGGTTCTTTATGTCCTTGTCCGCCGGATTGAGTTCCTGAAGATACCACGCTCCTTCGGCGAGAAAGAAATTCTGGATGTGGTCGCCGACATCCGCGCTGATGCCCGTGATTTGGTCATCCTGATAGGTGAACGCGTTGGCCAGATGCTCCCGTCCCTGGTCATACAGGGCCACCACGTCTTCCCTGGTGTAAACTTCGACCAGCACGAACGGCTCTGTGATTTCCGCGAGTGGCTGGCCGGATTGGTTGTAGCGGAACGTCCCGCCGTGGGTGACGATTTTCAGTTGCATAAATTTCTCTCCATTCTAGGGCTCTTGAGTTGTCCTGCTATTTGAGTTGGACGAGCGTTTCCTTCAGACCGGGAACACCGGTGATGTTCCTGGCCAGCGCGGGTTGTTCTTTGAGCGCTTGCGCCACCAGATCGGAGGCTTTTGCAGTCAGGCGCTTCAGGAAGACGGCTGCCTGCGCCGGCTCCAATTCCGGCAGATGCTTGAGAATCATCAATAGCCTCGGCTTTTCTGGACGAGCTTCGAAGACCTGCACCCAGCTGCGGACCTTTCCGATGACAGGCCCAGCTTCCTGCAACTCTTCTTGCGCCGCTTCTTGCAGGTAATGCAACAAGGTGCGCTGGGTGCCGTCGCGAAAGGTGGCATTCTCGTAGCCAATGGTGCCCGACAAGTGATGGAGCAGTTGGCTCCACAACTCGCTCTTGGGTTCCATGCGCGCGAGTTGTGTCTCGGTGTATCCCTTCAAGATGTCATTGGCATAATCCCACGTGCGCGGCGTCGCGTAAGGCTGAACGGCTTCAACCATTTCTTTGGTGAAATAACACAACCGATCCGGGTTGCTGGCGATGAAACCCCGGATACCGGGATTGATGTGGCTGCCCCAATTCAGCCACTCGAGATGATTGAAGGTGAGTTCATGCAGGTTAACCCGGGAGATGATGGGGCTGGGAATGGGGTGAACGGCCTCGGAATCCTTCGGCCGGTTTCCAGCGAGCACGATGCGATTTTGTTTCGGAAAATTGTAGCTGCCGGTGATGCATCGTTTTTGAGTCGCCTGAAAGATCGGCACCTGGGTGCTGGGCGGCACCGTGTTGAACTCGTCGAAGAAAAACACCCACAGCTCGGGATCGTCGGTAGCGGGAAATTCAAAGTTGTGCGCGTAGTAGGTGACGAGCCCGCTGGTGTTGTCCTTGATCCGATCCGGGTGAACCTTTCTCAATTCCTCCAGAGCAATGACGCGCGGGATCCCTTTGAGTTCACTCGCATCGTAGCACGACAGCGGAATCACGCACAGGTTGGCTTTCAATTCCCGACAGACGTCCTCGACCAGGGCCGTTTTGCCGACTCCCGGCGGTCCGATGAAGCAGGTCGGCAGATCGATGTCCTTGTGCATATTCTGAAGCAGAATGCGCCGGCCAATTGCGTAGCCGATCGCCCGCTCCGGGAACAAAGGTTCTGCCAGGTTCTTTTGCATCGTTTTCAGGTCGGAAGGAATTCGGTTCAGTGCAGGCGGCGTGGCATGGCCAGATACATGCAGTTGTGGCCTTGAAACACCAACGGTGATTGCGGCCCTTGGAGATCGAATCTTACCTGGGCGTCGGTGCTCGCCTCGAGCGCTTCGGCGATGTAGCGCGGTGCGAATACGGTCGTGCAGGTTTCCCCCTGATAGTCCATCTCCAGCGACTCGTGAAACTTGCAGGTGGTCTGGGCCTGGATCACCAGCCGGCGCCCCTCAAAATGCAGATCGACCGTGCCCTCCTTTTCCTCCACTGCGGCGCTGGCGCGCTTCAATGCCTGCAACAACGCCTCCCGCGAGATGCTGTTTTCCCGCTGCAGCGGCCGGATGAATTTGTGGTAGTTGGGGTAGCTCCCTTCGACCTGCGAAAAGATGAGCCGGTAGCGCCCGTTGGTGACCGTTTCAAAGTCAAAGCTGACCTGGCGCTCTCCTACCGTGCAAGTGACTTCGCTCTTCCAGGTCAAATGCGAGGCGAGCAACTTGGCGATGGCGCTGGGGATGATGCATTGCAAGTTCGGGTCGGAGGGTGGTGTGGTCGGCGTGAATTCCACCAGCGCCAGGCGTCGGCTGTCGGTGGCCACGACGCGTCCCTGTCCGTCCGGAAAGTGCAGGTAACAGCCGCACAAGACATGTCGTTCGTCGTCCACGGCGGCGGCGAAGACGGTTCGGCGCAACGCCATGCACAGAGTGGCTTGATCCACCTTGAACGAGTTCCCGGTGGGCGCGGGCACATTTGGAAAATCGTTTGGTGGCAGCTCGGGCAGAGCCAGCTCGATGTTTTCCGTCGTGAAGTTGAAATGCTTGCCCGAAGTGGATTGGGCGTGAAGTTCCCGGCCCTGAAGCGTCTTGGCAAATGCGAGCAGCTTGCGCGCTGGCACGAGCGCCACTCCCTCCTCGCCTTCGGCAGGAAAGGAACATTGCACCTGATTGCTGGCGTCAGTGCCGGTGAGCGTGAGCACCCCACTCTTGAGTTCGATGAGCACGTGTGTCGCCGCAGGCAAAGGGGTGCGGGCCGGGATGATGCCTTCGACAACCTCCAGCGCTTTCTGGAATTCTTTGGCGACCGTGTTGAACTTCATGTCGTTTTAGGTGTTTGGCGCAGTTGTGCTCATTCGAACGCGAACGTGAGATTTTCCCGGCTGTTCTGAAAGGGAGCCGGGCATCTGGCCGAGGCAGATCTCGACCGCTTGTCGGGCTTGAGGACCTCGCCGTTGCCAAAGGAGAGGCCAAAATCCAGCTCGAGATTCTCACCGTTGGCTCGAGGCCGCACGCAAGCCGATGTAGAATTCGTGAACTGGGCCGGGACAGCCGCGCGCGGCGAACTCGGCCTGGTAATCGACGTTGTTAGCCTCAGCGGGCCGCGCCTCGGCCAGCAGCGTCTGCATCAATTCCAGTTCGCGCATCTTCTGGGTTTCAGCCAGTTCCACCAATTCTTCGTTCGTGCGCTGGGTGACGTTGCCGCTGACCAGCTCCACGTTGGCGTTGTTGCGGCGCAGAGCCATTTGGAGCATGGCTTCGTCGATGCTGGCGCGGCTTGGGTG includes the following:
- a CDS encoding AAA family ATPase, with protein sequence MQKNLAEPLFPERAIGYAIGRRILLQNMHKDIDLPTCFIGPPGVGKTALVEDVCRELKANLCVIPLSCYDASELKGIPRVIALEELRKVHPDRIKDNTSGLVTYYAHNFEFPATDDPELWVFFFDEFNTVPPSTQVPIFQATQKRCITGSYNFPKQNRIVLAGNRPKDSEAVHPIPSPIISRVNLHELTFNHLEWLNWGSHINPGIRGFIASNPDRLCYFTKEMVEAVQPYATPRTWDYANDILKGYTETQLARMEPKSELWSQLLHHLSGTIGYENATFRDGTQRTLLHYLQEAAQEELQEAGPVIGKVRSWVQVFEARPEKPRLLMILKHLPELEPAQAAVFLKRLTAKASDLVAQALKEQPALARNITGVPGLKETLVQLK
- the dnaN gene encoding DNA polymerase III subunit beta, which produces MKFNTVAKEFQKALEVVEGIIPARTPLPAATHVLIELKSGVLTLTGTDASNQVQCSFPAEGEEGVALVPARKLLAFAKTLQGRELHAQSTSGKHFNFTTENIELALPELPPNDFPNVPAPTGNSFKVDQATLCMALRRTVFAAAVDDERHVLCGCYLHFPDGQGRVVATDSRRLALVEFTPTTPPSDPNLQCIIPSAIAKLLASHLTWKSEVTCTVGERQVSFDFETVTNGRYRLIFSQVEGSYPNYHKFIRPLQRENSISREALLQALKRASAAVEEKEGTVDLHFEGRRLVIQAQTTCKFHESLEMDYQGETCTTVFAPRYIAEALEASTDAQVRFDLQGPQSPLVFQGHNCMYLAMPRRLH